The DNA window taaactagctgccaatatcttggctagctttctgatagaTCCCTGTCCTCTCCCCCCCAAAAGCAACTCCAAGGGCCTGGCAAGgaaaaaacattccacatttctctataactagaaacaaaactgcatCAACCCATGACAGAGATCATTGAGTTCATTTAAAGCCACCAGGAGTGCAGCCCCTCATTGATGGAGTTTGTGGccacagggaaggtggagagaaacaaaatgagaaatggcaaaagaaattccctTTCTTTGTGGACactattaaaaaagtaaaacaaggaaaagaaccTCCAAAATGAAACCAACAGGAACTATCAAAGattgcttttattaaaagtGATTTTCAGAAACTGGCCAGCAGTTTAATGTCCCTGACACCATCCAGTCATCAGTCTCCAggctgcagccttgagctcctggttcctcaggctgtagatgagggggttcagggctggagccaccactgagtacagaactgacactgccagatccagggatggggaggagatggaggggggcttcaggtgagcaaatgctgcagtgctgaggaacagggagagcatggccaggtgagggaggcaggtggaaaaggctttgtgccgtccctgctcagaggggatcctcagcacagccctgaagatctgcacataggagaaaacaatgaacacaaaacaactGAGTCCTAAACAGGCACTAACAGCAATGAGCCCAAGTTCCCTGAGGTAGGAGTGTGAGCAGGAGAGTTTGAGGATCTGggggatttcacagaagaactggcccagggcattgccatggcacaggggcagggaaaatgtattggctgtgtgcagcagtgaatagagaaaggcactggcccaggcagctgctgccatgtgggcacaagctctgctgcccaggagggtcccgtagtgcaggggtttgcagatggacacgtaGCGGTCGTAGCTGATGATGGTCAGGAGGGAATACTCTGCtccaaggaagaagaaaatcagaaataccTGTGTAGCACATCCTGCATAGGAAATGGTCCTGGTGTAAtgggttaatgctttgttcattgaacttgcaaacacaggatgactcatgactttttaaacttgcaaacacaggatgactcgtgacttttaagagaacctttgaacttgcaaacacaggatgactcaggattttttagacacatgtgctattgcttaacaaggcttttgagtttcaggaaaaggaactgtaactgttttcggaagatagaagacggcctcctagcaacaagataacacACGCTGCGAAACCCACACGAtaaaaaactgtataaaacgGGACTGGAAGACCGTAACCGTGCGGCAGTTGGCGGAGTGCAGACTCCCCCTGTCACCCAGTGctgtatttgcttatgccccgcttgctgtaattaataaaattctaattgggactaaatcttgagttgtgcaatttataacaatttggtgccgtgactcggatgaGAATGTTCCGGTAGAATAGGAATACTGGGGAGGCGCCCCACCTCAGGTGGCCCCAGGATTTCTGTAACCTACCCCGCTCTCACCGACGAACCTAAAACTCGGGACATAAGCAAAGGAGACCGGtcgaccctataaactttgtgcacaaaggtccggacgaagacgcaggacgcgtaagtattgcgtggaaTTACACGTGGGGAGCCGTTCGGTcggggtcgggtatcctggagtgtgctgagTGTGCTGTGTGAGAGGGGAGCCGGCAGCCGGACACCCCAAGTGagtgtggaccctcagtagtgcggttcccaTTGCCCGCGAGGGCGTgggccacgaacaaggggaagcgattGGTTGCACACCTGTGATAgaaggcactccagaagatgggacaggggaagagcaagcCCCCTCCACCCATGAAATCTCCCACCTAAAGACAGTCCGTTAGGATTCATGCTAGCTGAATGGAAGCCGTATCCTGGGACTAGAGATAAGGATAAGGCCAAAATGATACACTATTGtatagaagtatggggtgggaaagaaatatctaggaatgtgggggttttttgcctgtATTTGACAATGATTGGGTTAGGCAGAAACACAACTTATGGGTAAG is part of the Hirundo rustica isolate bHirRus1 unplaced genomic scaffold, bHirRus1.pri.v3 scaffold_103_arrow_ctg1, whole genome shotgun sequence genome and encodes:
- the LOC120747611 gene encoding olfactory receptor 14J1-like yields the protein MNKALTHYTRTISYAGCATQVFLIFFFLGAEYSLLTIISYDRYVSICKPLHYGTLLGSRACAHMAAAAWASAFLYSLLHTANTFSLPLCHGNALGQFFCEIPQILKLSCSHSYLRELGLIAVSACLGLSCFVFIVFSYVQIFRAVLRIPSEQGRHKAFSTCLPHLAMLSLFLSTAAFAHLKPPSISSPSLDLAVSVLYSVVAPALNPLIYSLRNQELKAAAWRLMTGWCQGH